One Ranitomeya imitator isolate aRanImi1 chromosome 1, aRanImi1.pri, whole genome shotgun sequence DNA window includes the following coding sequences:
- the SMIM18 gene encoding small integral membrane protein 18, with product MSSLGSWKNETSLTQQQVGFQVQKIYPFHDGWNTACFVILVLFILTVLSLVLLAFLYEMLDCCCCAKHKTVKDLENEPNPVRALMSGMKKRKTEVV from the coding sequence ATGTCATCTCTTGGCTCCTGGAAAAACGAGACAAGTCTGACCCAGCAGCAAGTTGGGTTCCAGGTTCAGAAGATCTACCCATTCCACGATGGCTGGAACACGGCGTGTTTTGTAATCCTGGTGCTGTTCATCCTGACTGTACTGTCCCTTGTCCTGCTGGCATTCCTTTATGAAATGCTGGACTGCTGCTGTTGTGCCAAACACAAGACAGTCAAAGATCTGGAGAATGAACCAAACCCAGTCAGAGCCCTAATGAGCGGCATGAAGAAGCGAAAAACCGAAGTTGTGTAG